The Paenibacillus sp. FSL R7-0204 genome includes a region encoding these proteins:
- a CDS encoding GyrI-like domain-containing protein, with protein MISTRIETKEAFRIIGFKATLSEDGAVHDPAYSPLKTAYFKSTLENGSMASLRPLSESPYGFAAITQEDGKILYVAGVQSPRPQPEAAVEVLFPGGEYLVLSGQGGLSRLAFDRLEDEAFGDILNDNYEYVYTGHPIAEVLTNGNPMDAEVEVWVPVKKRKAN; from the coding sequence ATGATTTCGACCAGAATTGAAACGAAGGAAGCATTCCGCATCATTGGGTTCAAGGCCACACTAAGTGAAGATGGAGCAGTGCACGATCCAGCGTATTCTCCGCTCAAAACGGCTTATTTCAAAAGCACGCTGGAGAACGGCTCTATGGCCTCCCTGCGTCCTCTGTCCGAAAGCCCCTACGGCTTCGCCGCGATTACCCAGGAAGATGGAAAGATCCTGTATGTTGCAGGCGTTCAGTCGCCCAGGCCCCAGCCGGAGGCTGCGGTTGAAGTGCTTTTTCCGGGAGGAGAGTATTTGGTGTTGTCAGGCCAGGGCGGGTTGTCGCGTCTCGCATTTGACCGGCTGGAGGACGAGGCATTCGGTGATATCCTGAACGATAACTATGAGTATGTGTATACCGGACACCCGATTGCGGAGGTACTAACCAATGGCAACCCAATGGATGCCGAAGTTGAAGTATGGGTGCCGGTGAAGAAGCGGAAGGCAAATTGA
- a CDS encoding helix-turn-helix transcriptional regulator: MDRLIALIMILLEHEQISARELAERLEVSRRTIYRDIDTLNRAGLPIYTLMGAWGGVGLMKSYKVGKTLFTPQEIQNLQNGLHSYKQLFGRRETVYAAEKLQALYPDNAEGRPVAPFVMDLSLNKGNESLRSLFGLIETAMNEHAVLAFAYTDALGQSSERRVEPYQVVFKESSWYLQGYCMDKQDYRIFKLARMNGLQVTKEQFVPRAFTPLPMDGGDWLNQGWVEVTVRLDRSVMDRVIERFGADHILRVDEHHCWAKYPIIANDYGYDRLLAFGDKCEVLGPPEIRNGFKAYVRGIMRKYEGD, from the coding sequence ATGGATCGCTTAATTGCGCTCATTATGATCCTGCTGGAGCATGAGCAGATTAGTGCGCGCGAGTTAGCGGAGCGTCTCGAAGTCAGCAGGCGAACGATTTACCGGGATATTGATACGCTGAACAGAGCCGGCCTGCCCATCTATACGCTTATGGGAGCATGGGGCGGTGTCGGCTTGATGAAATCCTACAAAGTGGGCAAAACCCTGTTCACCCCGCAAGAAATTCAGAACCTGCAGAATGGATTGCACAGCTACAAGCAGCTGTTCGGGCGGCGGGAGACGGTCTACGCGGCGGAGAAGCTGCAGGCGCTCTATCCTGACAATGCAGAGGGCAGACCGGTTGCACCGTTCGTGATGGATCTGTCTTTAAATAAGGGGAACGAATCGCTGCGCAGCCTGTTTGGGCTGATCGAGACGGCGATGAATGAGCACGCTGTGTTGGCTTTTGCGTATACGGATGCGCTGGGGCAGAGCAGTGAACGGCGGGTGGAGCCGTATCAGGTGGTTTTTAAGGAGAGCAGTTGGTACTTGCAAGGTTATTGTATGGATAAGCAGGACTACCGGATCTTCAAGCTGGCCAGAATGAACGGTCTCCAGGTGACGAAGGAGCAGTTCGTTCCGAGAGCGTTCACCCCTCTCCCCATGGACGGAGGAGATTGGCTGAACCAGGGATGGGTGGAGGTTACGGTCCGGCTGGACCGCTCTGTCATGGATCGGGTGATCGAACGGTTCGGCGCCGACCATATCCTGCGGGTGGATGAACACCACTGCTGGGCCAAGTATCCTATTATTGCAAATGACTATGGCTACGACCGGCTGCTTGCTTTTGGAGATAAGTGTGAAGTGCTGGGGCCGCCAGAGATACGGAATGGGTTCAAGGCATATGTGCGGGGGATTATGAGGAAGTATGAGGGGGATTAG
- a CDS encoding HEAT repeat domain-containing protein: MFTDLIHRLGLSLPVALVEELELHKEKQKNQNYFLRLMEADEIVELVDYMSKIEAYRDMIPLWSDDHSNYIGLYVQGACKYRICYIDHEETDVSPAFRSIPSFITKIEEYPDLDWHDLNKDYPAEFEVSQTEMNEDLACIDELNRMISSDQLISDDIRCQYIFSIMALTPKGNLNSIIKYLDDEDMFVQERACEIIGFHTYIPAKEKLVKISKNGMHNGKIAAKRALERIREDRKNEI; the protein is encoded by the coding sequence ATGTTTACAGATCTTATTCACAGACTTGGTCTTTCATTGCCTGTTGCATTAGTTGAGGAGTTGGAGCTGCACAAGGAGAAACAAAAGAATCAAAACTACTTTTTGAGATTAATGGAAGCTGACGAAATTGTTGAATTAGTTGATTATATGTCCAAAATAGAGGCTTATCGGGATATGATTCCTTTGTGGAGTGACGATCATTCAAACTATATTGGCTTGTACGTACAAGGCGCATGCAAATACAGGATATGTTATATCGATCATGAGGAAACGGATGTATCTCCGGCCTTTAGAAGTATACCTTCATTTATAACGAAAATCGAAGAATATCCTGATCTGGATTGGCATGATTTGAATAAAGACTATCCAGCAGAATTTGAAGTTAGTCAAACTGAAATGAATGAAGACCTCGCTTGTATTGACGAGTTGAATCGAATGATAAGCTCTGACCAACTTATAAGCGATGATATTCGCTGTCAGTATATTTTTTCGATTATGGCATTAACGCCAAAAGGAAATCTTAATTCCATCATAAAATATCTAGACGATGAAGATATGTTTGTTCAAGAAAGAGCATGTGAGATTATTGGATTTCATACTTATATACCAGCTAAGGAAAAGCTGGTGAAGATCTCCAAAAACGGAATGCATAATGGGAAAATAGCAGCCAAAAGAGCATTAGAAAGGATAAGGGAAGACCGAAAAAATGAAATTTAA
- a CDS encoding ADP-ribosylglycohydrolase family protein, with the protein MLPSLTFLKHQLEGILRNKFAQGHQTSGFLARLEQLPASYDAYLEFAHSLADIPMRDNWPYYEPDDLEEIWRECDPDRPLGQIGVLNLKDSAKRIEAGFLASVCGSMLGKPIEVNPTLSELRQALTAVGEWPLNDYISEEALHALDRRHWSWFETARGRIRYVAPDDDINYTLMGMMALEQFGKGFTKRNLRDLWINHLPISTTWGPERAILVRSGISYLEHDRELFNHSEIESWPDFLVQDTELCGAAIRADAYGYACPGQPALAAELAWRDASFTHRRTGNYATMFIAAAIAAAHVLRDPLEIISTALQFVPRRSRFYEITEDCLQIVANADNWLEAYQGIHQKYANHSHCQVYQEIGTLINTFRFAENAGDGICKQVMQGNDTDSFGATAGSLLGVYFGPDSLEPRWLEPFQDRIHTGLSNFHEQQLSRLAERIGRLPELLHTGQHRIQPSELYV; encoded by the coding sequence ATGCTGCCATCACTAACGTTTCTGAAACATCAATTAGAGGGAATTCTGCGTAATAAATTTGCACAGGGGCATCAAACCTCCGGTTTTTTGGCCCGGTTGGAACAGCTTCCCGCAAGCTATGATGCTTATCTGGAATTCGCCCATAGTTTAGCTGACATTCCAATGCGGGACAACTGGCCCTACTATGAGCCGGACGATTTGGAGGAGATATGGCGGGAATGCGACCCGGATAGACCTTTAGGCCAGATCGGAGTCTTGAATCTGAAGGACAGTGCCAAGCGTATAGAGGCAGGCTTCCTCGCTTCAGTCTGTGGTTCAATGCTGGGCAAGCCGATCGAGGTCAATCCCACGTTGTCGGAATTACGTCAAGCGTTAACCGCTGTGGGGGAATGGCCGCTGAATGATTATATTTCGGAAGAAGCTCTCCATGCGTTGGATCGTCGTCATTGGTCCTGGTTCGAGACGGCGAGGGGGAGAATTCGCTATGTGGCACCTGACGATGATATCAACTACACCTTAATGGGCATGATGGCGTTAGAGCAATTTGGTAAGGGTTTTACGAAAAGAAACCTAAGAGATTTATGGATAAATCATCTTCCGATAAGTACAACATGGGGGCCGGAGAGGGCTATCCTGGTCCGGTCGGGAATTAGCTATTTGGAGCATGACCGGGAATTATTCAATCATTCTGAGATAGAGTCTTGGCCCGACTTCCTGGTGCAAGATACAGAATTATGCGGCGCGGCGATTCGTGCAGATGCTTACGGCTATGCCTGCCCCGGTCAACCTGCTCTTGCGGCTGAGCTGGCTTGGCGTGATGCAAGCTTTACACATCGCCGGACGGGGAATTATGCCACGATGTTCATTGCCGCTGCAATTGCTGCCGCACACGTGCTGCGCGATCCGCTTGAAATAATTAGTACTGCCCTGCAATTCGTACCTAGAAGGAGCCGATTCTATGAGATTACCGAGGATTGCCTGCAGATCGTAGCGAATGCAGATAACTGGCTGGAGGCGTATCAGGGCATTCATCAGAAGTACGCGAATCATTCCCACTGTCAGGTGTATCAGGAAATCGGCACCTTGATCAATACCTTTCGATTTGCTGAGAATGCCGGAGACGGAATATGCAAGCAGGTCATGCAAGGTAACGATACCGACAGCTTCGGAGCAACAGCCGGCTCGCTGCTTGGGGTGTATTTCGGCCCGGACAGCTTGGAACCTAGATGGCTTGAACCTTTCCAGGACCGGATTCATACGGGCTTATCTAATTTTCATGAGCAACAACTCTCCCGCTTGGCTGAGCGCATAGGGCGTTTGCCAGAGCTGCTGCACACCGGCCAGCACCGAATTCAACCCAGCGAGCTGTATGTATGA
- a CDS encoding ATP-dependent nuclease: MYISNLSITNFRNFKNSNFIFKKGINTLIGENGAGKTNAFYALRLMLDGNLPINASKLIETDFNKGLNDWRGHWIAIKLEFKDLDSSEATTMLAHKMENVLEEESKGTYIMYFRPNKKLRKLLYELSESSDKNAEALKIILSEITINDYETVYCFRGNVDLNDELVYKKIVGDFETIEFSDPDKDDQDELGNPTSQTFLIRNEIACTFIKALRNVVGDLKQIKHSPLLNLLRGTANDIKVKDSQSITNKVVELNATISELEEIKQLTNKVKSSLNDTLGFTYAPSVNIKSELPEEINKLLTSLTLWVGDGEEDQEGKLEDLSLGGANLIYITLKLLEYEYKKPKEEKAAHFLLIEEPEAHIHTHIQKTLFDKYQFENTQVIASTHSTHISSASKISAVNVLSKDMNQTYVCNPSKSLLPKECMRIERYLDATRSTLLFAKGVILVEGDAELILIPEMFKKVFGISLDEIGVSIINMSSTVFEHIAKLFHDERIHRRCSVITDNDMSLIDLPEDSFTDNKEQKKARDSQTKGIERRSKLDTVYKDNQWVRPFYAKHTFEVEFILSGNEDETISTLDKIYTREADKTNSRLKLTSVDSRTKGLEILRLVEKEGKGWFALLMAEGLSPKTLIPTYILEAIAFASSHITTKHFIKMAKHITEDRLDKSLFEALLEQAKVEALEDDAILADILSALDKLDSENQLFRFYKMVSKERELQYAE; the protein is encoded by the coding sequence ATGTACATTTCAAACCTTTCGATTACAAATTTCAGGAATTTTAAAAATAGTAATTTCATCTTTAAAAAAGGAATTAATACTTTAATTGGTGAAAATGGAGCCGGGAAAACAAATGCATTTTATGCACTACGACTTATGTTAGATGGAAATTTACCAATTAATGCTTCAAAGCTTATTGAGACAGACTTTAATAAGGGACTTAATGATTGGAGAGGACACTGGATCGCAATTAAATTAGAATTTAAGGATTTAGATTCTAGTGAGGCTACAACCATGTTAGCTCATAAAATGGAAAATGTTCTGGAAGAGGAATCTAAAGGTACGTATATTATGTACTTTAGACCAAATAAGAAATTAAGAAAATTACTGTATGAATTATCCGAGAGTTCAGATAAAAACGCTGAAGCTCTTAAGATAATATTGTCTGAAATAACTATAAATGACTATGAAACAGTATATTGTTTTAGAGGAAACGTAGACTTAAATGATGAGTTAGTATACAAAAAAATAGTTGGGGATTTTGAAACTATAGAATTTTCTGATCCTGATAAAGATGATCAGGATGAGCTAGGAAATCCAACTTCTCAAACATTTTTAATTCGCAATGAAATTGCTTGCACCTTTATCAAGGCATTACGAAACGTAGTAGGTGATTTAAAGCAAATAAAACATAGTCCTTTATTAAACTTATTAAGAGGTACTGCAAATGACATTAAAGTTAAAGATTCACAATCCATTACAAACAAGGTAGTGGAATTGAATGCAACAATAAGTGAATTAGAAGAAATCAAGCAGCTAACCAATAAAGTAAAATCGTCATTGAATGATACATTAGGTTTTACATATGCCCCAAGTGTAAATATTAAATCTGAATTGCCAGAGGAGATAAATAAACTCCTAACTTCTTTAACATTATGGGTAGGTGATGGCGAAGAAGATCAAGAAGGCAAGTTAGAAGATCTTAGCTTAGGTGGGGCAAATTTAATTTATATAACTTTGAAGTTATTAGAATATGAGTATAAAAAACCAAAGGAAGAAAAGGCTGCACATTTTCTTTTAATTGAGGAACCAGAGGCTCACATTCATACTCATATTCAAAAAACTTTGTTTGATAAGTATCAATTTGAAAATACACAGGTTATTGCTTCTACTCATTCGACACACATTTCATCCGCTAGTAAAATTAGTGCTGTAAATGTTCTCAGTAAAGATATGAACCAAACGTACGTTTGTAATCCGAGTAAATCGCTCTTACCAAAAGAATGTATGAGAATTGAGCGCTACCTTGATGCTACTAGATCTACTTTATTGTTTGCAAAAGGTGTAATTTTAGTAGAAGGTGACGCTGAACTTATTCTTATTCCAGAGATGTTTAAAAAAGTTTTTGGAATAAGCCTTGATGAAATAGGAGTTAGTATAATTAATATGAGTAGTACTGTTTTTGAACATATAGCTAAGCTATTCCACGATGAAAGAATTCATAGAAGGTGTTCTGTTATTACAGATAACGACATGTCTTTAATCGACCTTCCAGAAGATTCTTTTACAGACAACAAGGAGCAGAAAAAAGCAAGGGATTCTCAAACTAAGGGTATTGAAAGAAGAAGCAAGCTTGATACAGTTTATAAGGATAATCAATGGGTTCGGCCTTTTTATGCAAAGCATACTTTTGAGGTTGAATTCATTCTTAGTGGTAACGAAGATGAAACAATTTCTACATTGGATAAAATCTATACAAGAGAGGCAGATAAGACAAATTCACGATTAAAGTTAACGTCTGTTGATTCACGAACTAAAGGTTTAGAAATTCTGAGACTTGTAGAAAAAGAAGGGAAAGGTTGGTTTGCTCTATTAATGGCAGAAGGATTGTCTCCAAAGACACTAATCCCAACGTATATTTTAGAAGCTATTGCTTTTGCTTCTAGTCATATTACTACAAAGCACTTTATAAAAATGGCAAAGCATATCACGGAGGATAGGTTAGATAAGTCTTTATTTGAGGCACTACTTGAACAAGCAAAAGTAGAGGCTCTTGAAGACGATGCAATTCTTGCTGATATCTTAAGTGCTCTTGATAAACTAGATTCGGAAAATCAATTATTCAGGTTCTATAAGATGGTTAGTAAGGAAAGGGAACTTCAATATGCTGAGTAA
- a CDS encoding ATP-dependent helicase: MLSKLNPQQREAVKFQENALVIACPGSGKTRVLTSKIAYELEKMTTKKKMVVALTYTNRAAEEISKRIDEMGILTEQLWAGTIHSFCFQWILSPYSSYLSELKYGFSIADEFMVDELKEQIIEEYNLPGYTEINTRINRQGSYDFIGAGNNPAEELHKRLLKNRMIDFDLLLYFSFQLLMKYPKISLHLGRIFTYILIDEFQDTQDLQYAVVGQIIKASQRNCKLLLVGDPNQAIYSSLGGTAKEVSEIAEEIGCEIKKLELSGNYRSIQRIIDYYTLFQWHETNVKSMIDDGRDKGIVKFNNTTHKDKLYQELATIIRHHLNKGTEPNEICVIAPRWDHLTTISRRLKSLLPDVPFEAPGLTPLPRSLDNFWYKLARLLLTEPSSKMYMTRMRWSKQVLEEINIFTNMNYEINSNQSRKFLRLINGIKIDESNGILYLKQAFTLLFSLLNIDSEEHKVLNEHWESFFYGIERRYSKPDFETIPKDISYFRSMFQIAKGVVVNTCHGVKGEEFDTVIAFGLLRGFVPHWNSIINQHYMVEEEQSKKLLYVIGSRAKRNLYLFAEKGRLTQSGNDYEVNRQLGRVNFEYNDFEKSLVYGI, from the coding sequence ATGCTGAGTAAACTAAACCCTCAACAGAGAGAAGCTGTTAAGTTTCAAGAGAATGCATTAGTCATAGCTTGTCCTGGTAGTGGGAAAACGCGTGTACTAACATCCAAAATAGCGTATGAATTAGAAAAAATGACTACAAAAAAGAAGATGGTTGTCGCTCTGACTTATACTAATCGTGCTGCTGAGGAAATAAGCAAAAGAATTGATGAAATGGGTATATTAACTGAGCAACTTTGGGCTGGGACTATACATTCTTTTTGTTTTCAGTGGATTCTAAGTCCATATTCAAGTTATTTATCAGAGCTTAAATATGGTTTTAGTATTGCAGATGAATTTATGGTAGACGAATTAAAGGAACAAATAATTGAAGAGTATAATTTGCCGGGATACACTGAGATAAATACTAGGATAAATAGGCAGGGAAGTTATGATTTTATAGGTGCTGGTAATAATCCAGCAGAAGAGCTACATAAGCGGTTATTAAAAAATCGGATGATTGATTTTGACCTTTTACTATATTTCTCCTTTCAACTATTAATGAAATATCCTAAAATTTCGTTACATCTAGGGAGAATTTTCACATATATTTTAATAGATGAGTTTCAAGATACACAGGACTTACAGTACGCCGTAGTGGGTCAAATTATAAAAGCCAGTCAAAGAAATTGTAAATTGTTGTTAGTGGGTGATCCCAACCAGGCAATTTATAGTTCGTTAGGCGGAACAGCGAAAGAGGTTTCTGAAATAGCAGAAGAAATAGGATGCGAGATAAAAAAGTTAGAGCTATCTGGGAATTATCGTTCAATTCAAAGGATAATTGATTATTATACATTATTTCAATGGCATGAGACAAATGTGAAATCAATGATTGATGATGGAAGAGATAAAGGAATAGTGAAGTTTAATAATACAACACATAAAGATAAATTATATCAAGAATTAGCGACTATTATTCGTCATCATCTTAATAAAGGAACTGAGCCAAACGAAATATGTGTTATTGCTCCTCGTTGGGATCATTTAACTACCATTTCAAGAAGATTAAAGTCACTACTGCCAGATGTGCCATTTGAAGCACCTGGATTAACCCCTCTTCCTCGTTCTCTAGATAATTTTTGGTATAAGCTTGCAAGACTATTATTAACTGAGCCATCTTCAAAGATGTATATGACTAGAATGAGATGGAGTAAGCAAGTGCTCGAAGAAATTAATATTTTTACAAATATGAATTATGAAATTAATAGTAACCAATCCCGTAAGTTTCTAAGGTTAATTAACGGAATAAAAATAGACGAATCAAATGGTATTCTATATTTAAAACAAGCATTTACATTGTTATTTTCATTATTAAATATTGACTCAGAAGAACATAAAGTTCTAAACGAACATTGGGAGTCTTTTTTTTATGGGATTGAGAGAAGGTATTCTAAACCTGACTTTGAAACCATACCAAAGGATATATCTTATTTTCGTTCGATGTTTCAAATTGCTAAAGGAGTTGTTGTAAATACTTGTCATGGTGTAAAAGGTGAGGAATTTGACACAGTCATTGCATTTGGACTACTAAGAGGTTTTGTGCCACACTGGAACAGTATAATAAATCAACACTATATGGTAGAAGAAGAGCAATCAAAAAAGCTACTATATGTTATTGGTTCACGTGCCAAAAGAAATCTTTATTTATTTGCAGAAAAAGGTAGGTTAACTCAAAGTGGAAATGATTATGAAGTTAATCGACAACTAGGAAGGGTGAATTTTGAGTATAATGATTTTGAGAAATCATTAGTTTATGGAATCTAG
- a CDS encoding thioredoxin domain-containing protein — protein sequence MTTHKSPNRLANEKSPYLLQHAYNPVDWYPWGEEAFAKAKAENKPIFLSVGYSTCHWCHVMERESFEDAEVAQLLNNHYVAIKVDREERPDIDALYMSVCQALTGSGGWPLTVLLTPEKKPFYAGTYFPKRQMFGRIGLMDVLEQIHTKWEQDGEALDKLGDDLLAELHTLDRKNAYNPEAAGGIPGAELLHEAYELYRRQFDEEYGGFGNAPKFPSPHNLSFLLAYSQLHDQPEALRMVEHTLESMYRGGMYDHVGFGFARYSTDREWLVPHFEKMLYDNALLANVYLEAFQLTGKPLYAEIAGQIFTYVLRDMTSPEGAFYSAEDADSEGVEGKFYVFSREEIEEALGLEDMHSYCNVYGITLEGNFEGENIPNLLHGLPEEMAERMGMNPLGLRTRMEEWRTKLFEYREQRIHPLKDDKVLTSWNGLMIAALALGAKALQKPEYAKAAERAADFIWDKLRREDGRLLARYRDGESAIPAYLDDYAFLIWGLSELYEATGQAVYLERALTLKDGMLELFLDTEGGGFFFTGHDGEKLPVRSKELYDGAIPSGNSVAAKLLWKLSVITQDMELKEIAERTAAVLASAAAEYPPGYAMYLQAHLGMVSGGREWVLSGKKEDPALHAMLAQVQQTYLPDAALIVNWEGDGGEMLRLLPHLADKPAVRGEATAYVCRNFACRAPLTNKEAVRELLASGSREE from the coding sequence GTGACAACTCACAAGTCACCCAATAGATTAGCGAACGAAAAATCGCCTTACCTGCTCCAACACGCCTACAACCCTGTGGACTGGTATCCATGGGGAGAGGAGGCTTTTGCCAAGGCTAAGGCGGAGAACAAGCCGATCTTCTTATCCGTCGGCTATTCGACCTGCCATTGGTGCCACGTAATGGAACGCGAATCCTTCGAGGACGCCGAAGTCGCCCAGCTCCTCAACAATCACTACGTAGCGATCAAGGTAGACCGCGAGGAGCGGCCGGATATTGATGCGCTGTATATGTCGGTGTGTCAGGCGCTGACGGGGAGCGGGGGATGGCCGCTGACGGTGCTGCTGACGCCGGAGAAGAAGCCGTTCTATGCGGGGACGTATTTCCCGAAGCGGCAGATGTTCGGACGGATCGGGCTGATGGATGTGCTGGAGCAGATTCATACGAAGTGGGAGCAGGACGGTGAAGCACTGGATAAGCTGGGCGACGACCTGCTGGCAGAGCTGCATACGCTTGACCGCAAGAATGCGTACAACCCGGAAGCCGCAGGCGGGATTCCCGGCGCGGAGCTGCTGCATGAGGCATATGAGCTGTACCGGCGTCAATTTGACGAGGAATATGGCGGGTTCGGTAATGCGCCGAAGTTCCCTTCGCCGCATAATTTGTCGTTCCTGCTGGCGTACAGCCAGCTGCATGATCAGCCGGAAGCGCTGCGGATGGTGGAGCATACGCTGGAGTCGATGTACCGGGGCGGCATGTACGACCATGTGGGCTTCGGCTTCGCTCGTTATTCAACAGACCGGGAGTGGCTGGTGCCGCATTTTGAGAAAATGCTCTACGATAACGCTCTCCTCGCGAATGTCTATCTGGAAGCCTTCCAGCTTACGGGGAAGCCGCTGTATGCGGAGATTGCCGGGCAGATCTTCACGTATGTGCTGCGTGATATGACTTCGCCGGAAGGCGCGTTCTACTCCGCAGAGGATGCCGATTCCGAAGGGGTGGAAGGCAAGTTCTACGTCTTCTCCCGTGAGGAGATTGAGGAAGCGCTTGGGCTGGAGGATATGCATTCCTACTGCAATGTGTACGGGATTACGCTGGAAGGCAACTTCGAAGGGGAAAATATTCCGAATCTCCTTCACGGTCTGCCGGAAGAGATGGCGGAGCGTATGGGCATGAATCCGCTTGGTCTGCGGACCCGGATGGAGGAATGGCGTACGAAGCTATTCGAGTACCGGGAGCAGCGCATTCATCCGCTTAAGGATGACAAGGTGCTGACCTCGTGGAACGGCCTGATGATTGCTGCGCTGGCCCTGGGAGCCAAGGCCCTCCAGAAGCCGGAATATGCCAAGGCCGCCGAACGTGCAGCGGACTTCATCTGGGACAAGCTGCGGCGTGAGGATGGGCGGCTGCTGGCCCGTTACCGTGACGGGGAGTCGGCGATTCCCGCATATCTGGACGATTATGCCTTCCTGATCTGGGGTCTCAGCGAATTATATGAGGCTACAGGTCAAGCGGTCTATCTGGAGCGGGCGCTGACGCTTAAGGATGGGATGCTGGAGCTGTTCCTAGATACCGAAGGAGGCGGGTTCTTCTTCACCGGGCATGACGGGGAGAAGCTGCCGGTCCGCTCGAAGGAATTGTATGATGGGGCGATTCCGTCCGGGAATTCGGTGGCGGCGAAGCTTTTGTGGAAGCTGTCGGTTATTACCCAGGATATGGAGCTGAAAGAGATTGCGGAGCGCACCGCTGCGGTGCTTGCTTCGGCTGCGGCGGAGTATCCGCCGGGGTATGCGATGTATTTACAGGCCCATCTGGGGATGGTCTCTGGCGGCAGAGAATGGGTCCTCTCCGGCAAAAAAGAAGATCCCGCGCTGCACGCCATGCTCGCTCAGGTCCAGCAGACCTATCTGCCGGACGCAGCGCTCATCGTGAACTGGGAAGGGGACGGCGGAGAGATGCTCCGCCTGCTGCCGCATCTGGCTGATAAACCGGCCGTCCGGGGCGAAGCGACCGCTTATGTCTGCCGTAACTTCGCCTGCCGGGCCCCGCTTACGAATAAGGAAGCGGTCCGGGAACTGTTGGCTTCCGGCAGCCGTGAGGAGTAG
- a CDS encoding PaaX family transcriptional regulator C-terminal domain-containing protein produces the protein MKKLLSVEKTMLFLLSKVKQMGAQQFVEIYEQRGYTSTYIRNALSRLKKEGYIASPARSWYNVTAEGLAYIKAINSKPARYQEQWDHTWDVVMLEVPESERKKRDLFRTALGQLGYGLLYNSVYISPWNYQDEVAAQIQKLELEGKVSILQGQFQEGTITPLKARAIWQLDDIEALYQKKSVWLKEEFAPRLADTLQAGQPLQLFLLYLQMGEELSGLFMADPYLPDELLPDHWPGKRVLSDMREYMVRAAQAIPADSSYAPFVQ, from the coding sequence GTGAAGAAGTTGCTGTCCGTTGAGAAAACTATGCTGTTTCTGTTATCTAAGGTGAAGCAGATGGGCGCCCAGCAGTTTGTCGAGATCTATGAGCAAAGGGGGTACACCTCCACCTATATCCGCAATGCCCTATCCCGCTTGAAAAAAGAGGGCTATATCGCTTCCCCGGCACGCTCCTGGTATAACGTCACTGCCGAGGGCCTCGCCTACATTAAGGCGATTAACAGCAAGCCTGCCCGTTATCAGGAGCAGTGGGATCATACCTGGGATGTGGTGATGCTGGAGGTTCCCGAATCCGAACGCAAGAAGCGCGATCTGTTCCGCACAGCACTCGGGCAGCTGGGTTATGGGCTTTTATATAACAGTGTGTACATCTCACCATGGAACTATCAGGACGAAGTCGCAGCCCAGATCCAGAAGCTGGAGCTCGAAGGCAAGGTGTCGATCCTCCAAGGCCAATTTCAGGAAGGTACCATTACACCGCTCAAAGCGCGGGCCATCTGGCAGCTGGACGACATTGAAGCCTTATACCAGAAGAAATCAGTCTGGCTGAAGGAAGAATTCGCTCCGCGATTGGCGGATACCCTTCAGGCGGGGCAGCCGTTACAGCTCTTCCTGCTATATTTGCAAATGGGAGAGGAGTTAAGCGGATTGTTCATGGCTGACCCCTATCTCCCGGATGAGCTGCTGCCAGACCATTGGCCGGGCAAACGGGTCCTCTCAGACATGAGGGAATACATGGTTAGAGCCGCTCAGGCGATACCTGCGGATTCTTCCTATGCGCCCTTCGTCCAATAA